The Chelatococcus sp. HY11 nucleotide sequence CGTCCTCAAGCGGCCCCTCGGGCGCTGCCGCGAGTGTCACATCCGCGACCGCCGGCCCTTCGGTGAGATGAAACGTGAGAGGCCTTCGCCGAAAATCGATGGTCCCCTTGCCGATCCGCAGGCAGCGTCCGTCGATGCGTCTGAACAGCCCGATCTTGACCGTCGACGAACCGGCATTGAACGTGAGCAATAGCGGATCACTCATCGCGGCCCCTCTTTCACGATGGCACGGCCTGCGGAAACGAGCTTCGCCAGCGCGGCGGAAGCGATGCGTACCTTGAGTGAATCTGAACGGCTTGTCAGAATGATCGGCACACGCGCCCCGAGCACGAGGCCCGCAGCGTCCGCGCCTCCGAAATAGATGAGTTGCTTGGCGAGCATATTGCCGGCCTCGAGATCCGGTACCAGGAGGATATCCGCCTGCCCCGCCACCGGCGAGACGATCCCCTTCGTTCGGGCCGCTTCCGGATTGATCGCGTTGTCGAAGGCGAGTGGACCATCCACGCAAGCGCCAACGATCTGACCACGCGCCGCCATGACCGTGAGGGCAGCAGCGTCGAGCGTCGAGGGCATGGCCGCGTTGACGGTTTCAACGGCCGCGAGCACCGCGACCTTCGGTTCGGCGATGCCAAGGGTTCGCAGAAGGTCCACCGCGTTCTGGCAGATGTCACGCTTGTGCTCGAGCGTCGGCTGGATATTGATCGCCGCATCGGTGACGATCAGCGGCTTTCCATAGGCTGGCACGTCCATGGCATAGACATGGCTGATACGCCGCTCCGTCCGTAAGCCGGAGTTTGGGTGGACAACGGCGCCGAGCAGTTCGTCCGTATGCAGGCTGCCCTTCATCAAGGCGGCCACCTTGCCGGCAACCGCGAGTTCTACAGCCCGGGCGGCCGCCGCGTGGCTATGCGCAACCGGCTCTATAGCCAGTTCAGCGAGCGATATGTTGGCCGCCGCCGCGACAGCACGGATCTTGCCCTCAGGCCCGACCAGGATCGGATCGAGCAGGCCCTCATCACGAGCCTCAATGGCGGCATTGAGCGCTTCCGCCGAGCAGGGATGCACGATCGCGGTCCGCAACGGCGGCAGATCGCGTGCCGCCTGCACGAAGGCCTCATAGCGATCATGGCGGCGCAACGTGACGTCCGGCAGCTTTGTTCGCGGCCAGCTGACCGAGACCTGCGGCGCGATCACGGTCGCCGTGCCTGTCAGCACCTCTTCGCCCTTCTGGTTCGTGCAGCGGGTGTCGAGGCGTACGATGTGTTTATCTGCGTGTTTTTCCTGCACCGTGGCCGTGACGGTGATGGCGTCGCCCGGAACCACGGGATGACAGAACTTGAGGTCCTGTCCGAGATAAATCGTTCCCGGACCCGGCAATTTGGTACCGAGCAAGGCCGAGACCAGGGCTCCCGTCCACATGCCGTGTACGACGATATGACCGAACCGATCCGACGC carries:
- a CDS encoding bifunctional enoyl-CoA hydratase/phosphate acetyltransferase, translated to MLKNRTFDELTVGESASLTRVVGRDDIDLFATVSGDVNPAHLDTAFAASDRFGHIVVHGMWTGALVSALLGTKLPGPGTIYLGQDLKFCHPVVPGDAITVTATVQEKHADKHIVRLDTRCTNQKGEEVLTGTATVIAPQVSVSWPRTKLPDVTLRRHDRYEAFVQAARDLPPLRTAIVHPCSAEALNAAIEARDEGLLDPILVGPEGKIRAVAAAANISLAELAIEPVAHSHAAAARAVELAVAGKVAALMKGSLHTDELLGAVVHPNSGLRTERRISHVYAMDVPAYGKPLIVTDAAINIQPTLEHKRDICQNAVDLLRTLGIAEPKVAVLAAVETVNAAMPSTLDAAALTVMAARGQIVGACVDGPLAFDNAINPEAARTKGIVSPVAGQADILLVPDLEAGNMLAKQLIYFGGADAAGLVLGARVPIILTSRSDSLKVRIASAALAKLVSAGRAIVKEGPR